The nucleotide window TAACTGGGATCGTTGGAAGTTGGTGCGGGCGAGCGGTGAAAGCAGATCGGTGGTCTGGCAGAGAATCGGTATCTTATTGTCTTGATTGATTCGGTGGTGTGGCGAGCGAATCCAGCGGCAAATAAATCAAGACATAACTATGATCACGTAGACTAATCCTAGAGTGGCATATAATTGGTGGTACTAATAACAAGACGTTCATTGGTCTCCGAAAAATAAAGAAGCAGCGAAACATATGTGAGTATTCTTTGCATCTTTTGAGTACTACAACCTAGCTAGCACACAATGGAACGCTAGAAACCATTGTGGGCGGCGGGAAGCCAAGCATGCTGGAGACTGATGACTGAAAAGATTTACGGGAGCTAGCAATCCTGATTCCCCTCATTGGGAGCTGACCGCCACCGACGCCAACATATCCCTTCAGTAAATCAATGGAAAAGCCTGGGAAGTTCAGAGAGAAATCAAGGTACATGTGTGGATGTGTGTTGCCTATGTACAATCCTATAATTTAGTTTACGCTAATTGTGCATATTGATAAATTTCTACAACAAGATGCAAAATAATTGCTGTGTGAACATGCGCTAGATATTTTTGTAATAATTTTGTACTACTAATAATTTATCAAATACTTTTAAGCAGTGCATGAACATTAACGTTGCTGCTATTTGTTTGGCCTGTAAGGACTGAAGTCTGTTGTTGTAGTTAGGCTTGGTGAGAAGGGAGGCGTACATGGCTGAGGCAGTGACGTTGTCGCATTCGTCTCGCCGTATATTACCTTCCTCGAGTAGTAGGGAAGCACTATAAATACTATTACTAATTATTAATTTTGGATATTTCAGACATAATATTCAGTTTAGAGAGGCGAACGAGGTTGGCGACGATGCAGTATCCAAGGTTAGATCCCCCCCTTCCTTCAAACCTCCGTCTCTTGCTATACGATATGTAGATGGACTAAATTTGATATGTGGAATGGTTAGTAGAAGATAGTACTATTTTAGCCTCGGATTCACTTCTTAAATACAAAGGTGCATGTGTTATCTTGCAATTGTACTTTCAGAAAAAGGGCCGGTGACCGGCATCTGGGAAAGTCGGGCCGACTAATAAAGAACGTGGAGAAAAATAATTGCTCATGGGGGATCGAGCTCACGACCTCCACTTCAATGTTGAGCGCCGCCACCAATTGAGACAAGTCTTGTTCACATGTAAAAGTAGAGAGGATATGTATACATAGCGACCATGCTTCCCAAAAAGAAGGAATTACGGGAGaagaggaattatatatatacgGAGGAATTAAAAAGTAGAATTAAATCGGGCGCTCATATATGGAAGTAATGAAAGGGAAAATTATGGGGAGAGAGACGGTTTGGTGAAATTAATGGGAGAGAGACCAGATCAAATCCCAGCAATCCCGAATTATGGGAGAAAGACCCCAATTAAATCTCGCTCATATATGGAATGGAGGAATTAATTAAAGGCGGATTGATGGATTTAATGGAGGCCGATTATTAATTAAACTGATCGATTAAATCGGCATTCATACACAATGCCTGGAATGGGCCCAAAATGTGCCAATATTCCACATGTTTTTTTAAATTACAATATTCCACAAGTTGAACAGAGAAAGATACTACAAGTGGCACGCAGGCCAAGATATCAGTTGTGATCTAGAAAAGTAGGCATGATAAACAGTGTACACATGTTTaataaaagaaaaagggaaaTAGATAACGGAAGATGAATATATTGAaagttttttttgcaaaaaaggAAATATACTTACTCCTTATATGCGACAATCGTTGTGTAGCAAATGGTTTAAGGCGTGACTGGTACGCAATTACTCCGAATATTAATGTTTTCTCTTTTTGTTGGACATTGCTTATCTCCTTTGATTACTAAGCCTTTTAATATCTTTGATTTTTTACTTCCTGTTTTGATGTCAGCTTCACGTTAGCTTCACAAGTAAAACACGAACACGAGGTGCATCATTTTGCTTCTAACCTCAGggaatttcttttctttcttgaaGTATTAGCGAATTTCCACTCGTTGTGTCAAGAATATGGTCCTTGGTACTTTAATTTACTTCTAATATTGTTATGCTACCTGCAACATTATTTAAATAGTAAATTGTATTTTGAGTTTATAACCATTTTCATTTTGtaccattgcaacgcacgggcctttTTGCTATAATAATAAAGCACGGGTTGAGTCTCTCGGGTTCACcatcacaatacgcttcttcccgTGATTTTATGCTttcagtttgaatttaaaacatattCGATGTGGTACTAAATTTTGTTTCTGCAATATTATTGACGTTTGTGTCCGCCGCTGGGTTTGTTATCCGTATAGGCCTCAGTATGAACGGCCCAACCGAACCGAGGGAAAAGAGTCTCAGCCGGGACTCTTCTTCACCTCCTCATCCTCTGGGCTCGGAGGAATCCTCCTCCGCATATGATGGCAACTCCTCCGCCCCTCCTTCCAAAATGGAATGATTCATGTCGTCCCGTGGTCACTTAGTGCATGGATGTTCTTTCTGTGCTGGTGGGTGTTCCCATCGTGATAAAGACTCTTCATCATTAAGGTAACAATAACAAAGTAACACTGTAGATTGATTCTTCACAATATACATCCTTTTTTCTAAACTGAAATAACTAATGCACATCTCCAGACATAAGTTATGGATCATGGAACCTGTGTTGATGGCCAGATATGTCACAAAACCGTTAGGTTAATTTGCTCTCTTTTTTTGTGGGAAAGTTAATTTGCTCTTATCCATAAAATGTAATTGAGATCTATAGAATGCAGATCAGATGCACCAAGAAAGTAAAGATTGTGTTGTCACAAACTATGATCTGATGTAGTGATATTTTGTTGCTTTTTGGTGAATCTGAACTATATTACGTTTTCATGGAAGGCTTTTCTTTCCCCTCTCTCATCATACTACTGCTCTTATCCTTGCCTCCtatataaacaaaggaatatgatGGCTGCCATAGTGATAGTCCTCCTCAGCGAAATCCGGATACATAATGTTACATCAACAACTTCAGAATATTATGGTGATGCTCGACATTCAACTTTGCACCCACACTACCTTTTTGTTTTATGTTCAAAATTGACAGATTTTCATGTGTTTTACTATGAACTAATTATTAGAAAATATTTCTTTGTGAATTATGAGATTGGTCCTTCAACATGGCATAGAAAATGCACTTTTCAACACTTCAAATAATATTTTTGCTACTTTCAAAGTTGTTTGAGTTTTTATTTAAAATTTCTAAGAATAAGTTTATTTATTTTGtacccgttgcaacgcacgggcatttgtgctagtaataataaagcacgggttgactccgtgggttcaccgtcacaatacacTTTCTTCTCATATCATAATACGCTTTTGCGATTTGTATAGATAAAATTTCTTTATAAACGAGGTGGTACTAATAATTTGGGGATGTCCTATACAACCAATTTGATATCCATCGATAGTGCAACCTATATATCTTCCATGCAGGACACGTCTCCCGTCCTTTACTCGAGAAAAAAAAACCAGCAAGAAACTCAGAAAAATACGAGACCGACCCGACATCTATTAGCCTTCCTGACGCCTACATAAACTCACGATGGGAGGCGATGCCGCGAGACGTGCGTTCATGGTGGTTGTTCTCATCGAAGTCCGACCAAGCCTGACGCCGACCGCCGCGCGAGATGGCGTTCGGCCGCACGCCGTTCAAGGGCAAGAACTGCAAGGAGACGTTCCGGAACGTGCTGCACAGGGAGGTCGAGTTCCCGTGCGACACCCAACGCCGGATGCCGGAGCTGACCGACCTCATCTCGCGGCTGCTGCAGCGGGATCCCGCGAGGCGGCTCGGGTACGCCGGCGGCACTGACAAGATCCGGGTGCACCCGTTCTTCGCCGGGATGGCGTGGGACATGCTCGCGGATGTGACCCACCCGCCCTACATCCCGCCGCCAGCGGAGGACAACGCAGCCGACGGCGAGGGCTTCGACGTGAGGGACTACTTCAAGAAGCTCCACCAGTCGCCGGCACCGCCGCCTCCAGAGTCGGgctcgtcgtcgtcgttgtcggACTACTCGTCGGTGTTCTGACTTGTATAGCTTACGTGGCCGGCCATGTGGATGTGGTAGTCGACTTGCTCCTCGGTAGATTGCGGTTCCGTAACAAGCGAACGGGGTGCCTGTACAGGCAGTGGCGCAGTGCAAACGTCGAGAACAGGGGCGTGATGGTGTAAATAAATTCGGTGTAGCGCTGGTTGAGACGCGGAAGCAATTTTCAGAGGTGCACGGTTCAGTTGAGGGTCCAAGGCCTTTTTTGCTCTACTTCAGCCATGATGAATTCACGAGGGGGTTCTGAACTTCTGATGCAAACCGTGACTTTTGCTACTGCTTCATCTTGTGTCATTACTGAATCTTCTGATGCATAGTCTTTGTTGCGCTCGCCGAGGCCAAGAACGAGTACAATCTGGGCGGCTCCTTGGTGGCGGCCTTGTGAGGCAATGTTTGGGCGAATCAGTTCTGTGTCCCATCTCACGGTCACGCTGTGCCACGGCAAGTTCCACTGGCCGGTCTCGGGACCAAGTACAGCGCACTTGAGTTAGTATTGAATCTGTCCTTGACAAACCTGATGATGATAGAGCTCGTCGAGATCACCATTGTCGACGCTCCTGCACCCGATCTGCTCAGCTGTTCGGTGTTGTGCCAGAGACCGCGTTCCTCCTTGCTCCAAAGCTGGGAAGGCAACTGCTCGGCCAATCATGATGTTTGTGTCCTTGACGGACTCAACGTAATTTCCAGCTGCTATTTACCACCGATCCAGGGGCCTAATAAAGAGGATCAGGTCGGCTGAGGCAGCAGCAAAAGCTACCTCCATGTGTGGTTGAGGGCGTGGGGCCTGGCGTCAATGCCGTTGGTGGTATTCTGGCCATGGCGGACACCCACATTATCGTCGATGCATGCATTATGGGCGGGCCGTAGAAGCGGACGTGCCGCGGGGCGGTAGCTCGCGGTCAGACGGATCCGTGGGCTACTAGAGGCTGTGATTGGGGAAGATGCCGAGGAGGAGGGGGTCGGGGGAGGAGGACTGAAGGGGTGGACGGGGGAGTTGATCGCAAAAATTGTGCGGCACCTCGGCATGGCACCTTTCCTGGTGCAGTTGTTCAGTGCCGGCAAGAGGTCATGAAGGTGTGGCCAAGCCCGTCTCAGCGAAGAGCTGACATGACGTGCGGCAAACATCGCTCGCTCAGTCTGAATAGATGCCGTCGCTGCTGGATTAGGAAGAGAACAGGTGACATCGTTCCTTGATTAGGAAGAATGGACAAAATGTTTGGTCAGATCAATGTTGCTGACTGCATGTATCACCATGGCGACCTCACGTGGCCGTGTTCTTCACCTGCTAGAGAAATAATGAGGTTAAGCCCCTCTGCTTCCAGTGTGCCGCTTCGCACTAATAACATGCCCTAATGCGGTGGCAGGAAACCTTCAAGTGCTGCACCAATCCACGACTAGAGGTCAAGATTACAATTTATGTTCTTTGTTATGCTGGGAATGGTGCTGATCTATCGTATTGCAGGCATACTATACGTGCTTTCCACGTGTTTGATGAAATTCTCAACAACATAGGTTACACTAATAATTTAACCCTCCAACAGCAGTGCCATGTTTGTCATCGTCTAATTATAGGGGATTTGGTATTAATTTTCTTGTATATCATTATGTTTTAAAATCTTAGGGGTGTTTCTCCTTTAAAGGTTTATATGTATTCTCCATGCATACATTGGCACTTCATGGAATTACCGGTTAAATCTCACGAATGAGAGTGCATTCTGCAGTTTAGCATGATTCATATTACTGATTAATTTTGCAAGCCCGACAAGAAAAACGCTATATATAAGACCTTATTGGTTAATTTCGGTTACTTTTCTAGCTCTATGCTCTCTTATATAGGTCTAACGTACAAAAGGTTAGTTTATCAGAATTCAATGACAATACATATTTACCAATGTTTACCAGCAATACATTATGTCGGGGTCGAGGAGGATGTGACCAACATGTCAATCAAAAGTTAGTGTTATTCACCCGGAT belongs to Triticum urartu cultivar G1812 chromosome 7, Tu2.1, whole genome shotgun sequence and includes:
- the LOC125526007 gene encoding serine/threonine-protein kinase UCNL-like; the protein is MAFGRTPFKGKNCKETFRNVLHREVEFPCDTQRRMPELTDLISRLLQRDPARRLGYAGGTDKIRVHPFFAGMAWDMLADVTHPPYIPPPAEDNAADGEGFDVRDYFKKLHQSPAPPPPESGSSSSLSDYSSVF